One stretch of Nocardia mangyaensis DNA includes these proteins:
- a CDS encoding zinc-binding alcohol dehydrogenase family protein, whose amino-acid sequence MRAWRVVRPGPVGSSAPLQFGAEPMPVPRADELLVRVLSCGVCRTDLHVVEGDLPVHRQAVTPGHEVVAEVVSVPDRYGTVTAGDRVGIPWLRQTCGVCRYCLRGAENLCPRSRYTGWDAHGGYAEFATVPADFALPLPSGYSDQELAPLLCAGVIGYHALVRAEVPANGVLGIYGFGGSAHLTAQIALARGARVHVMTRDPAARELALALGADSAQGAAGAAPEPLDSAILFAPVGELVLPAMEALDAGGTLAIAGIHLTDVPALNYQRHLFRERQIRSVTSNTRAQAREFLTLAQQRRLSVSTHRYPLEHADRALLDLSLGRFDGAAVLVP is encoded by the coding sequence ATGCGAGCGTGGCGAGTAGTCCGTCCGGGGCCGGTCGGGTCATCTGCTCCGCTGCAGTTCGGCGCGGAGCCGATGCCGGTACCCCGGGCTGACGAACTACTGGTGAGAGTGCTTTCCTGCGGCGTGTGCCGTACCGATCTGCATGTGGTCGAAGGCGACCTACCGGTCCATCGGCAGGCGGTGACACCAGGACACGAGGTGGTTGCGGAGGTCGTGTCCGTCCCCGACAGGTACGGCACTGTCACTGCCGGCGACCGGGTCGGCATTCCGTGGCTGCGGCAGACCTGCGGTGTGTGCCGGTACTGCCTGCGCGGCGCGGAGAACCTGTGTCCCCGGTCGCGCTACACCGGGTGGGACGCCCACGGCGGTTATGCCGAATTCGCTACTGTTCCCGCTGATTTCGCGCTACCGCTGCCGTCCGGGTATTCCGACCAGGAGCTGGCTCCGCTGTTGTGCGCCGGCGTCATCGGGTACCACGCCCTGGTGCGCGCCGAGGTTCCCGCGAACGGGGTTCTCGGCATCTACGGTTTCGGCGGCAGCGCCCACCTCACCGCGCAGATCGCGCTGGCCCGGGGTGCTCGTGTCCATGTGATGACGAGGGACCCGGCGGCCAGGGAACTGGCCTTGGCGCTCGGTGCGGATTCGGCGCAGGGTGCCGCCGGCGCGGCACCTGAGCCGCTGGATTCCGCGATCCTGTTCGCCCCGGTCGGCGAGTTGGTACTGCCCGCGATGGAGGCGCTGGATGCGGGGGGCACGTTGGCGATCGCCGGCATTCATCTCACCGATGTGCCGGCGCTGAACTATCAGCGACACCTGTTCCGAGAACGCCAGATTCGTAGCGTCACATCCAACACCCGTGCGCAGGCCCGGGAATTTCTCACGCTGGCACAGCAACGTCGGCTGAGCGTCTCGACCCATCGCTACCCGCTCGAGCATGCCGATCGCGCGTTGCTCGACCTGTCGCTCGGCCGATTCGACGGTGCCGCCGTGCTGGTGCCCTGA
- a CDS encoding IS3 family transposase — MVKYACPENITETAGTALPEGQRFSIPRMARLLKVSKAGYYAYVKRRARTVLTDRQQRRADLETKILTVHRDSHGTYGSPRITGELRDQGMRVSANTVAKIMAEIGVEGISPRTFKVKTTVQDPDASFPPDRVARRFDQGRPDAVWTTDITYLTCGEGDMFLCAIRDGHTRKVLAYSLADHIGADMVTEAIDAAVAARGGHCRGTILHSDRGGEFTAHLTARACFRHGLLRSMGATGICWDNSPAESLWSSFKHEHYYRHAFATKAELVASVDMWMSFYNTTRRHSAIGNQSPDSYERSLSAAVA, encoded by the coding sequence ATGGTCAAGTACGCCTGCCCCGAGAACATCACCGAAACCGCAGGCACCGCCCTACCCGAAGGGCAACGATTCTCGATCCCGCGAATGGCTCGTCTGCTGAAAGTATCCAAGGCCGGCTACTACGCCTACGTGAAACGCAGGGCGAGGACCGTTCTCACCGATCGCCAGCAGCGGCGCGCGGACCTGGAAACGAAGATCTTGACCGTTCACCGCGATTCCCACGGCACCTACGGATCACCACGAATCACCGGCGAACTGCGCGATCAAGGGATGCGAGTCTCAGCGAATACCGTCGCCAAGATCATGGCTGAAATCGGGGTCGAGGGCATCAGTCCCCGCACCTTCAAAGTGAAAACCACGGTGCAGGACCCGGACGCGTCGTTCCCGCCCGACCGGGTGGCACGCCGGTTCGACCAAGGCCGCCCCGACGCTGTATGGACCACCGACATCACGTACTTGACCTGCGGTGAAGGCGACATGTTCCTGTGCGCGATCCGCGACGGACACACCCGCAAAGTGCTCGCTTACAGCCTGGCCGACCATATCGGTGCCGACATGGTCACCGAGGCCATCGACGCCGCCGTCGCCGCACGTGGTGGGCACTGCCGGGGCACGATCTTGCATTCGGACCGTGGTGGGGAGTTCACCGCGCATCTGACCGCGCGCGCCTGTTTCCGGCACGGTCTGCTGCGATCGATGGGTGCGACAGGGATTTGTTGGGACAACAGCCCCGCCGAATCGCTGTGGTCGAGTTTCAAGCATGAGCACTATTACCGGCACGCGTTCGCTACGAAGGCCGAACTTGTTGCTTCAGTTGACATGTGGATGAGTTTCTATAACACTACTCGGCGGCACTCCGCGATTGGGAATCAAAGTCCTGACAGCTACGAGCGGTCGCTCTCAGCGGCAGTAGCCTGA
- a CDS encoding SHOCT domain-containing protein translates to MYWYDHDVSGWQYAWMGFGMILFWGLLIVGFALALRYLFRTDSERRPHPVPPGAEHVLAERFARGEIDAKEYADRLAVLRSATRQ, encoded by the coding sequence ATGTACTGGTACGACCACGACGTCAGTGGCTGGCAATACGCCTGGATGGGCTTTGGAATGATCTTGTTCTGGGGCCTGTTGATCGTTGGTTTCGCGCTCGCCCTGCGATACCTGTTCCGTACGGACAGTGAGCGCCGCCCGCATCCGGTGCCGCCGGGCGCCGAGCATGTGCTGGCGGAGCGGTTCGCTAGAGGTGAGATCGATGCGAAGGAGTACGCGGATCGGTTGGCTGTTCTGCGCTCCGCCACGCGACAATGA
- a CDS encoding transposase: MPPRKRRSFTAEYKVEAAHRVIDTGRTIAEVARELGINDGLLSNWVKDERRRLDAAQAAGETPLQAAERAELLALRKRVAEQDKDIAFLKKASAYFAAMGQNRPGSS; this comes from the coding sequence ATGCCTCCTCGTAAACGCCGGTCGTTCACGGCCGAGTACAAGGTCGAGGCCGCCCACCGGGTAATCGATACCGGTCGCACCATCGCCGAAGTCGCCCGCGAACTCGGCATCAACGACGGACTACTCAGCAACTGGGTCAAAGACGAACGACGACGTCTCGACGCCGCGCAAGCCGCTGGCGAAACACCCCTGCAAGCCGCCGAGAGAGCCGAGCTCCTCGCCTTGCGGAAGCGAGTTGCCGAGCAGGACAAGGACATTGCGTTCCTGAAAAAAGCCTCGGCGTACTTTGCCGCGATGGGTCAGAACCGGCCCGGTTCGAGCTGA
- a CDS encoding pyridoxamine 5'-phosphate oxidase family protein, producing MIDSGNEGDRQRRVLELGRSEALRLLASAPMGRVVYTRDALPAIRPVNHLVDEDGLIVVRTRLHSTLTGLASHTSPVVVTYGADEIDPVRRIGWSVSVTGLARTVSDPRRIESYERRLRPWVEGAMDAVITIDPDIVTGIRLLEREAGAIGDDLIDRPVPGRS from the coding sequence GTGATCGACTCGGGGAACGAGGGCGATCGGCAGCGCAGGGTGTTGGAGCTGGGGCGGTCAGAGGCATTACGCCTGTTGGCGAGCGCACCGATGGGAAGGGTGGTCTACACCCGTGATGCGCTGCCGGCGATCCGTCCGGTCAACCACCTCGTCGATGAGGACGGGTTGATCGTCGTGCGGACCCGCCTCCACTCCACGCTCACCGGACTCGCCTCCCACACCTCGCCGGTGGTGGTCACCTACGGCGCCGATGAGATCGACCCGGTGCGCCGTATCGGGTGGTCGGTGTCGGTGACCGGCCTGGCCCGCACAGTATCGGATCCCCGGCGCATCGAAAGTTACGAGCGGCGGTTGCGGCCCTGGGTGGAGGGCGCGATGGATGCCGTCATCACCATCGACCCCGACATCGTGACCGGTATCCGCCTCCTGGAACGGGAAGCCGGTGCGATCGGCGACGATCTTATCGACCGGCCGGTACCAGGTCGCAGCTGA